A stretch of Aspergillus nidulans FGSC A4 chromosome VI DNA encodes these proteins:
- a CDS encoding putative serine--tRNA ligase DIA4 (transcript_id=CADANIAT00009970), whose protein sequence is MVEIFRRSYASTVRPATAPRPSPNVKHVRENAELYAQNCRDRNYPAHAEYPFKIQQLSEELRQIDKQLMPFRSRIKALERTIGRLQNPATGPEEKEQEPAIRAEAQQLKNESAALITRRELCDEQIHDLALSLPNLTSPHTPVGLEPALVEYLNFDPQSPPAWVSSPDPLRSHVSIGTDLGLIDFTSAATTTGWGWYFLTGDGALLEQALIQYSLSVARRHGWTPISPPSIVWSYLTEACGFQPRDQNNEQQIWAIEQAEKDKAKPPRSLAATAEIPLAAMHARNELDPAALPIKLVGPSRCYRAEAGSRGVDTKGLYRVHEFTKVEMFGWADSSPTSSSPTSDDLFEGLLTVQKEILTSLQLPCRILEMPTSDLGASATRKRDIEALFPSRMRGNGLEDAWGEVTSASICTDYQSRRLGTRVRGVKSVFPHTVNGTAVAVPRVLAAILENGWDAERKVVVLPEVLRPFMGGAEVIGK, encoded by the exons ATGGTGGA AATATTTCGTCGCTCATATGCTTCTACCGTACGCCCTGCGACTGCCCCAAGACCGAGTCCAAACGTCAAGCATGTCCGAGAGAACGCCGAGCTCTATGCTCAGAACTGTCGCGACAGGAACTATCCAGCGCATGCGGAGTACCCTTTCAAGATACAGCAACTGTCTGAAGAACTCCGACAGATTGATAAACAACTTATGCCCTTCCGTTCACGAATAAAAGCCCTCGAGAGGACGATTGGGAGACTACAAAATCCGGCCACCGgcccagaagaaaaagaacagGAGCCCGCCATTCGCGCTgaagctcagcagctcaaaaaCGAATCAGCGGCGCTGATAACACGCAGAGAATTATGCGATGAACAAATACACgacctcgccctctcccTTCCAAACCTTACCTCCCCCCATACCCCCGTCGGCTTGGAGCCAGCCTTGGTTGAATACCTCAATTTCGACCCTCAATCCCCGCCAGCATGGGTCAGCAGCCCTGACCCATTACGATCTCATGTGTCTATTGGCACTGATCTTGGTCTGATCGACTTTACCAGCGCTGCAACCACCACGGGCTGGGGCTGGTACTTCCTCACCGGTGACGGCGCTCTTCTAGAACAAGCCCTAATTCAATACTCTTTGTCCGTTGCGCGCCGTCACGGCTGGACTCCCATTTCTCCGCCCTCAATCGTCTGGTCTTATCTCACAGAAGCCTGCGGCTTTCAACCGCGCGACCAGAACAACGAGCAACAAATATGGGCCATTGAGCAAGCTGAGAAGGACAAAGCAAAGCCTCCGCGGTCCCTCGCGGCTACAGCTGAGATTCCTTTAGCTGCCATGCATGCCCGCAATGAACTGGATCCGGCTGCCCTGCCGATTAAACTAGTGGGGCCCAGTCGCTGCTATCGTGCCGAGGCAGGCTCTCGCGGCGTAGACACCAAGGGCCTGTACCGCGTCCACGAATTTACCAAGGTTGAGATGTTCGGCTGGGCTGACAGTTCCCCTACATCGTCATCACCAACCTCAGACGATCTCTTCGAGGGTCTCCTGACAGTGCAAAAGGAGATCTTGACCTCTCTCCAACTTCCTTGTCGCATCCTGGAGATGCCCACCTCAGACCTTGGAGCCAGCGCTACTCGGAAACGTGATATCGAGGCATTGTTCCCGTCTCGTATGCGTGGtaatggtcttgaagacgCCTGGGGGGAAGTTACTTCCGCTTCTATCTGCACAGACTACCAATCACGACGATTGGGAACCCGCGTGCGCGGGGTTAAGAGCGTCTTCCCGCACACCGTCAATGGAACCGCGGTGGCCGTGCCGCGAGTCCTGGCTGCTATCCTGGAGAACGGGTGGGATGCAGAACGAAAAGTAGTCGTCCTACCTGAAGTGCTGCGACCCTTCATGGGAGGCGCAGAAGTTATTGGAAAGTAA
- a CDS encoding uncharacterized protein (transcript_id=CADANIAT00009969), with the protein MVSQAQVLDRPVPPQSAPSSVSRQSYHNRRHRSSRSHHGGLVHQPLNDFPIFTHTGDVELVIRAGRQENRYLLHRLILAQCSGFFEASTREEWSRRQPNNPESTLSRISEDASSLSNGSTLAQSDVGVTQLPPEKRRWRFELDWENKADDEEPILVQKPPSASGAILSDFGPYAKPMTKPSSNHTGFARSMANLAGLQSAIHLPHRSSAVAAAAANNTANDTAMDPILRDYDNLFRLFYNHPPLLNTINIATAYAECKALLALADMYDALPVTGPRVDHHLLGFGSRLFKQIAKYPPSYLKLGYLARSRVIFSEALIHVVGQWPAGRSALRRGPLPPLVMDIIEDKFEDLEDLKARVESKLLRLTLTTSRGERVNPQNAYLDWLAVSLFRQWLVDNTTPPPPPILKNNTSTNNSRAPSAMTSTTLSANRPTDTPSAATTASSARVYRLIGSPSAQAYLSHEELKKFLKVHPTPSSESLYTREVLKRFERKMDEIKRLAREIVKPLMRNFLELDLKGGEFNDTIPYLTCVKVEDEDIPWE; encoded by the exons ATGGTTTCTCAGGCCCAAGTGCTCGATCGCCCTGTGCCACCGCAAAGTGCACCTTCGTCTGTGTCGCGTCAATCGTATCACAATCGCCGGCATCGCTCGAGTCGCTCTCATCATGGTGGACTGGTTCATCAGCCTCTGAATGATTTCCCGATCTTTACCCACACTGGCGATGTTGAGTTGGTGATACGCGCTGGTCGCCAAGAGAACCGTTACCTTTTGCACCGGCTCATTCTGGCGCAATGCTCCGGATTCTTCGAGGCTAGCACCCGAGAAGAGTGGTCGCGACGGCAGCCCAACAACCCCGAATCGACCCTGTCCAGAATTAGTGAAGATGCTTCATCTCTATCCAATGGCTCCACCTTGGCGCAATCCGACGTCGGGGTAACTCAATTACCACCCGAAAAAAGGCGATGGCGATTCGAACTAGATTGGGAGAACAAggcggacgatgaggagccAATACTGGTCCAAAAG CCTCCCAGCGCTTCTGGTGCCATACTTAGCGATTTTGGACCGTATGCGAAGCCAATGACCAAACCGTCGAGCAATCATACTGGATTTGCTCGTTCTATGGCAAACTTGGCCGGCCTGCAGTCCGCTATCCATCTGCCACATAGGTCGAGTGCGGTAGCCGCGGCTGCAGCAAACAACACGGCCAATGACACAGCGATGGATCCCATACTCCGTGATTATGACAACCTGTTTCGGTTATTCTATAATCACCCGCCATTATTGAACACCATCAACATCGCTACTGCATATGCAGAATGCAAGGCCCTTCTAGCCCTGGCGGATATGTATGATGCCTTACCCGTCACCGGTCCCCGCGTGGACCATCACCTGCTGGGCTTCGGCTCGCGTCTCTTCAAACAAATTGCCAAATATCCGCCAAGCTATCTTAAGCTAGGGTACCTTGCACGAAGTCGTGTCATCTTCTCCGAGGCCCTGATTCACGTTGTCGGCCAATGGCCGGCTGGACGATCAGCTCTCCGCAGGGGACCGCTTCCCCCTTTGGTAATGGACATTATTGAGGACAAGTtcgaggatttggaggatcTCAAGGCTCGTGTGGAATCCAAACTTCTCCGCCTCACGCTCACCACTTCCCGCGGTGAGCGTGTCAATCCTCAGAACGCCTACTTGGACTGGCTTGCTGTCTCGCTCTTCCGACAATGGCTGGTTGACAACACTAccccgccgcctccaccaatCCTCAAGAACAATACTTCAACGAACAATAGCCGTGCACCATCTGCAATGACGTCCACGACTCTGTCTGCAAACCGACCAACAGACACTCCGTCTGCGGCCACGACTGCCTCTTCGGCTCGCGTCTACCGACTCATTGGCTCCCCGTCTGCGCAAGCGTATCTTTCTCATGAGGAGCTCAAAAAGTTCCTCAAGGTTCACCCAACACCGTCCTCGGAATCACTGTACACGCGCGAAGTGCTCAAGCGCTTCGAACGTAAGATGGATGAAATCAAACGGCTGGCCCGTGAGATTGTCAAACCGCTTATGCGGAACTTTCTTGAGTTGGATTTGAAGGGAGGCGAGTTCAACGACACCATCCCCTATCTGACCTGTGTGAAagtcgaagatgaagatATTCCATGGGAATGA
- a CDS encoding putative MFS sugar transporter protein (transcript_id=CADANIAT00009973), whose translation MKEKRETVRADAVEPDLPPKSANHVEEAVLASLAEEDLFKLSRESLTMRSWAGVRLCLVLFVQGCNQAGYGVDWAVIGGINAYQSWHDYFGIGTAGGEYGLLNALMNIGNVCGAPFYALADIIGRRAVNFLGNLLVLVACILQSTAPNMKWFMAGRFFMGFGTALMSSSQYMGEISPTHLRGLLVGIFGACFQIGSLCMSAALIGINKMDGNLQWRLPLYLNMIFPALVCLGMFTLCPESPRYYIMRGQRDKARHVIARYHTTSGDVNQPIVNIVISQMEASIENDRAGHQKFWDFSVFLRRTVLYRLMVLFLYSIFQQWNGGGIITYYMVPALNTIGITDSIKILGIQLGTTGVYFVFTAVGAMIIDKFRRRTMIFAGLATMILFQTTTTITSWQYAVNATKAAAGLTIFWIYMYQTFSALFVATMHNLYPIEILSLPLRAKGMSLYSLIQGGAGACQTYGISVGIDKLGYKIWVVYIVYNTVQLVLSYFVFPETSGLTLEEIDAVFETPGVRPVKMSLDIYNAKRQVQREGEP comes from the exons atgaaggaaaagagggaaaCCGTAAGGGCAGATGCTGTGGAACCAGACCTCCCTCCGAAGAGCGCCAACCATGTGGAAGAAGCCGTCCTCGCCAGCCTcgctgaggaggatctgTTCAAGCTGTCCCGAGAGTCGCTGACTATGCGCTCTTGGGCCGGTGTTCGCCTATGCCTGGTCCTGTTCGTCCAGGGCTGCAACCAAGCAGGGTATGGTGTCGACTGGGCAGTCATCGGTGGCATCAATGCGTACCAATCCTGGCATGACTACTTCGGCATCGGTACAGCAGGTGGCGAATACGGATTGCTTAACGCTCTCATGAATATCGGAAACGTCTGCGGTGCCCCGTTTTACGCTCTTGCCGATATCATCGGCCGTCGCGCTGTCAACTTTCTCGGCAATCTACTCGTCCTTGTCGCATGCATTCTTCAGTCTACTGCACCGAATATGAAATGGTTTATGGCAGGGAGATTCTTCATGGGTTTTGGTACTGCCCTGATGTCAAGCTCGCAGTACATGGGTGAGATTTCTCCAACCCATCTGCGCGGTCTTTTGGTTGGTATCTTCGGCGCTTGCTTCCAGATTGGCAGTCTGTGCATGAGTGCTGCTCTGATTGGAATCAATAAGATGGACGGCAATTTGCAATGGCGTCTACCTTTGTACCTCAACATGATATTTCCCGCACTCGTCTGCTTGGGAATGTTCACCCTTTGCCCCGAGTCTCCGCGTTACTACATCATGCGAGGACAGCGTGATAAAGCCCGGCACGTCATTGCCAGGTATCACACGACGAGCGGCGATGTCAACCAGCCCATCGTCAATATTGTCATCTCTCAGATGGAAGCCTCCATTGAGAACGACCGTGCCGGCCACCAGAAGTTCTGGGACTTCTCCGTTTTCCTTCGGCGCACCGTGCTCTATCGCCTTATGGTCCTTTTCCTCTACTCCATATTCCAGCAGTGgaacggcggcggcatcatTACCTACTAC ATGGTGCCAGCTTTGAACACAATTGGCATCACAGACTCGATCAAAATTCTAGGGATTCAACTCGGCACAACCGGCGTATATTTTGTCTTCACAGCAGTTGGAGCCATGATTATCGACAAATTTCGCCGACGAACAATGATATTCGCCGGGCTAGCGACGATGATTCTCTTCCAGACAACAACAACTATCACGTCCTGGCAGTACGCTGTTAATGCCACGAAAGCTGCCGCCGGACTGACGATATTCTGGATCTACATGTACCAAACTTTCTCGGCCCTCTTCGTCGCCACAATGCACAACCTCTACCCCATCGAAATCCTCTCTTTACCCCTTCGTGCAAAGGGTATGAGCTTGTATTCTTTAATACAAGGAGGTGCAGGAGCTTGTCAG ACATATGGCATCAGCGTTGGTATCGATAAGCTTGGATACAAGATCTGGGTTGTCTATATTGTTTATAATACGGTGCAACTGGTGTTGTCTTACTTTGTGTTCCCAGAGACGAGCGGTTTGACGCTGGAGGAAATCGATGCGGTCTTTGAGACACCGGGCGTTCGGCCGGTCAAGATGTCGCTGGATATCTATAATGCAAAAAGGCAGGTGCAGAGGGAGGGGGAACCTTGA
- a CDS encoding glycoside hydrolase family 95 protein (transcript_id=CADANIAT00009972) produces the protein MSELWYQRPAAGWDEALPVGNGRLGAMVYGRTDTELLQLNEDSVWYGGPQNRLPEDALKCLPRLRELIREGAHKEAERLARRAFFASPNSQRHYEPLGTLFLEFGHPCEEVTGYRRSLDLNEGITHVHYEHNGVQYHRQVIASYPDNVLAMRVQASRCSEFLVRLSRLSELEYETNEFLDDLVVDGQSIKMHVTPGGKDSNRACCMVAIRCGSDDQEPIKVDCVGKNLIINARDALIVIVAQSTYRCDDADLDRATVADLEAVLASSVEDIWARHITDYQSLYGRLELNLGPDATDIPTDQRILHVRGPELVAIYLRYSRYLLISCSRPGRKGSSDRVLPATLQGIWNASFHPPWGCRYTININLQMNYWPANVGNLLECEEPLFALLERLAVTGTETARKMYGCRGWTVHHNTDLWADTAPVDRWMPATLWPLGGAWLCTHVWERFLFNGNKAFLKRMFPVLRGCVEFLQDFLVDDVSGQYKVTNPSLSPENTFRDEKGQEGVLCEGSTIDIQLVRAVLKAFVESLEVLGYSQDELLPSVHDTLRRLPPARIGSKGQLQEWMFDYDENEPGHRHVSHLWALYPGNDINLETTPELAKACAVTLQRRQAAGGGHTGWSRAWLLNLHARLRDADECAEHLERLLAQSTLPNLLDTHPPFQIDGNFGGGAGILEMLVQSHEDGIIRLLPACPLAWRSGRLRGVRARGGFELEFEWKDGVIRGPVIVKSELGLRAVVYYPNNGPRKVLEGSGIIVLNGDN, from the coding sequence ATGTCCGAGCTCTGGTACCAAAGGCCCGCTGCTGGATGGGACGAAGCCCTGCCGGTGGGAAATGGGCGTCTCGGGGCGATGGTCTATGGTAGGACAGATACAGAactgctccagctcaacgagGACTCGGTGTGGTACGGCGGTCCGCAGAACCGTCTTCCAGAGGATGCCCTAAAGTGCCTACCACGTCTTAGGGAGTTGATTCGAGAAGGCGCTCACAAGGAGGCAGAACGGTTGGCTCGTCGCGCGTTCTTCGCTTCCCCAAATAGCCAGCGACACTATGAACCTCTTGGAACGCTGTTTTTGGAGTTTGGACACCCATGTGAAGAGGTCACGGGCTACCGGCGGTCCTTGGACTTGAATGAGGGCATTACTCACGTGCATTATGAGCACAACGGTGTTCAGTATCATCGGCAGGTGATCGCTAGCTACCCGGATAATGTACTTGCTATGCGGGTACAAGCATCGCGATGCAGTGAGTTCTTGGTCCGACTCAGTCGACTTAGTGAGTTGGAGTACGAAACAAATGAGTTTCTGGACGATCTCGTGGTCGATGGGCAATCGATCAAGATGCATGTCACTCCTGGTGGCAAGGACAGCAACCGGGCATGCTGCATGGTAGCAATCCGCTGTGGGAGTGACGACCAGGAACCGATCAAAGTGGACTGTGTGGGAAAGAACCTCATCATCAACGCGCGGGACGCTCTGATTGTCATAGTAGCTCAGTCAACATACCGCTGCGATGACGCTGACCTCGACCGCGCCACGGTTGCCGACCTAGAAGCGGTCCTGGCCAGCTCGGTGGAAGACATATGGGCTCGACATATTACGGACTATCAATCCTTGTATGGCCGGTTGGAGCTGAACCTGGGACCAGATGCAACAGATATACCGACGGACCAGCGTATCTTGCATGTGCGAGGCCCAGAACTTGTGGCCATATATCTTCGCTACAGTCGCTACTTACTGATATCGTGCAGTCGTCCTGGCAGGAAAGGTAGTTCTGATCGCGTGTTGCCTGCGACTTTGCAGGGCATATGGAATGCATCGTTTCATCCTCCGTGGGGATGCCGCTATACGATCAACATAAACCTGCAGATGAACTATTGGCCTGCCAATGTGGGCAATTTATTGGAATGTGAAGAGCCCCTGTTCGCACTGCTCGAGCGCCTTGCCGTCACTGGTACTGAGACTGCACGCAAGATGTACGGCTGTCGTGGGTGGACAGTGCACCATAATACGGACTTGTGGGCGGACACTGCGCCTGTTGATCGCTGGATGCCAGCTACTTTGTGGCCACTCGGGGGTGCCTGGCTGTGTACTCATGTCTGGGAGCGGTTTCTCTTTAACGGCAACAAGGCATTCCTGAAACGCATGTTTCCAGTGCTCCGTGGTTGTGTTGAGTTCCTACAAGATTTCCTCGTTGATGATGTCTCAGGCCAGTATAAAGTAACCAACCCGTCGTTGTCCCCTGAGAATACGTTCCGTGATGAGAAGGGCCAAGAGGGCGTACTCTGTGAAGGATCGACAATTGACATCCAGCTAGTCCGTGCAGTGCTAAAAGCCTTCGTCGAATCATTGGAGGTGCTTGGTTATTCACAGGATGAGCTCCTACCTAGTGTACATGACACACTACGCCGTCTACCCCCCGCGCGTATCGGCTCGAAAGGGCAGCTCCAAGAATGGATGTTCGATTATGACGAGAATGAGCCTGGCCATCGGCACGTTTCGCATCTCTGGGCTCTTTATCCAGGCAACGACATCAACCTGGAAACGACTCCTGAGCTCGCCAAAGCTTGTGCTGTCACTCTACAACGGCGACAAGCAGCGGGGGGCGGTCATACGGGTTGGAGTAGAGCGTGGCTTCTCAATCTGCATGCGCGCCTTAGGGACGCAGATGAATGTGCAGAGCATCTAGAGCGACTGTTGGCGCAATCAACCCTTCCTAACCTTCTGGATACACATCCGCCGTTCCAGATCGATGGTAACTTTGGCGGTGGTGCCGGGATTCTGGAAATGTTGGTGCAGTCGCACGAAGACGGCATCATACGGCTACTCCCTGCATGTCCACTAGCATGGCGGAGCGGACGGCTTCGTGGTGTTCGCGCCCGTGGCGGTTTCGAGCTGGAATTTGAATGGAAAGACGGAGTGATTCGAGGGCCAGTAATTGTGAAGTCAGAATTGGGCCTTAGGGCTGTAGTCTATTATCCAAACAATGGTCCGCGTAAGGTCTTGGAGGGTTCGGGGATTATTGTCTTAAACGGAGACAACTGA
- a CDS encoding uncharacterized protein (transcript_id=CADANIAT00009971) gives MDLTSVQDLKGALRNDFFHGYATAAAQVEGAWNKDGKGPSIWDTFGHTPGKVKDNSNADDAVRFYDFYREDVALMKSYGVNAYRFSLSWSRIIPLGGADDPVNEQGIKYYQDLVDELLNNGITPFVTLFHWDVPQALEDRYGGMLNQERFIPDFVRYARVCFERLGPKVRHWITFNEPGVYSLAGYAAGVHAPARSSFRELNEEGDSSTEPFIVGHTELVTHGHVSKLYREVFQPQQKGTIGITLHGNWSEPWDEDDPRDQEAAERAREFEIAWFADPLYKTGDYPASMRAQLGDRLPRFTPEESKLVLGSSEFYGMNSYTTFFVQHKDTPPDINDHKGNVIVHDTNSKGVSRGEESDTPWLRTAPTGWRKLLNWIWNRYHVPIYVTENGTTAKGETAPTPEVLIDTFRMRFFEGYVGGLARAVKEDGVDIRSYFAWTFTDNWEWAAGYTDRFGCTFIDFDSPMKTRYPKQSAYYLKALFEHLIAS, from the exons ATGGACTTGACTTCAGTGCAAGACCTCAAAGGTGCCTTGCGCAATGACTTCTTCCATGGATATGccacggcggcggcgcaggtTGAAGGAGCGTGGAACAAGGATGGCAAGGGTCCTTCGATCTGGGACACATTCGGGCATACTCCAGGCAAAGTCAAAGACAATAGCAATGCGGATGACGCTGTGAGGTTCTACGACTTTTACCGCGAAGATGTTGCCCTGATGAAGTCGTATGGTGTCAACGCTTATCGATTCTCGCTATCCTGGTCGCGCATAATCCCACTCGGAGGCGCCGACGACCCGGTCAATGAGCAAGGGATCAAGTACTACCAGGACCTGGTAGACGAGCTACTCAATAATGGGATTACGCCATTCGTAACCCTCTTTCACTGGGATGTTCCGCAGGCTTTGGAGGATCGGTACGGGGGCATGCTGAACCAGGAGAGGTTCATTCCTGACTTTGTCCGCTACGCGCGTGTCTGTTTCGAACGCCTAGGGCCAAAGGTCCGTCACTGGATTACATTCAATGAACCTGGTGTGTACTCGCTGGCAGGTTATGCGGCAGGTGTTCATGCTCCTGCACGGTCATCGTTTCGCGAACTCAATGAAGAGGGTGATTCCTCGACAGAACCGTTCATCGTCGGCCACACAGAACTGGTGACCCACGGCCATGTTTCCAAGCTTTACCGAGAGGTGTTCCAACCGCAGCAGAAAGGAACAATTGGCATCACCCTCCATGGCAACTGGTCGGAACCTTGGGATGAAGACGATCCGCGGGACCAGGAAGCAGCAGAACGGGCCAGGGAATTCGAGATCGCTTGGTTCGCGGACCCCTTATACAAGACAGGCGACTACCCAGCCTCAATGCGGGCTCAACTCGGGGACCGTCTACCGCGTTTCACTCCCGAGGAGTCAAAACTGGTACTAGGAAGTTCAGAATTTTACGGTATGAACTCGTACACGACCTTTTTCGTGCAGCACAAGGATACGCCTCCAGATATCAATGACCACAAAGGCAATGTCATTGTTCACGATACAAACAGCAAAGGCGTCTCTCGAGGCGAAGAGTCCGATACGCCTTGGCTGCGGACGGCACCCACTGGATGGCGCAAGCTGCTCAATTGGATTTGGAACCGATATCATGTGCCTATATATGTCACGGAAAATGGCACGACAGCAAAAGGAGAGACAGCTCCCACACCAGAGGTACTCATCGACACTTTCCGTATGCGATTCTTCGAAGGCTACGTTGGTGGATTGGCCCGTGCTGTCAAAGAGGATGGAGTGGATATCCGGTCTTACTTTGCCTGGACCTTCACCGACAACTGGG AATGGGCCGCTGGCTATACTGATCGATTTGGATGCACGTTCATCGACTTTGATTCTCCAATGAAGACTCGGTATCCCAAGCAATCGGCATATTATCTGAAGGCTCTGTTTGAGCATTTGATTGCTTCATAG